Proteins co-encoded in one Kribbella solani genomic window:
- a CDS encoding winged helix-turn-helix domain-containing protein → MPEPHRSLSDPRELNALAHPVRMAIVEILSIDGPLTASELAERLDETPANCSWHLRKLAQHGFVVEAEGGKGRQRPWQVPGLGFRWDEEHAAASLEERRAAQALSEVVMSRAIDRLRESQQRAPEESEQWRAARSNVEMVAWLTADELKEMNDAINTVLDRHVQRLTDPAQRPAGARLCEFVSWGVPVYFPGVEPA, encoded by the coding sequence ATGCCGGAACCGCATCGGAGTTTGAGTGACCCGCGCGAGCTGAATGCCCTGGCGCATCCCGTCCGGATGGCGATCGTCGAGATCCTGTCGATCGACGGACCGCTGACCGCGTCCGAGCTGGCCGAGCGGCTGGACGAGACGCCCGCCAACTGCTCGTGGCACCTGCGCAAGCTGGCGCAGCACGGGTTCGTCGTCGAGGCCGAGGGTGGGAAGGGGCGGCAGCGGCCGTGGCAGGTGCCCGGGCTGGGGTTTCGCTGGGACGAGGAGCACGCGGCGGCCTCCCTTGAAGAGCGGCGAGCGGCGCAGGCCTTGTCCGAGGTGGTGATGAGCCGGGCGATCGACCGGCTGCGGGAGTCGCAGCAGCGTGCGCCGGAGGAGTCCGAGCAGTGGCGTGCGGCGCGGAGCAATGTCGAGATGGTCGCCTGGCTGACCGCTGACGAGCTCAAAGAGATGAACGACGCGATCAACACCGTCCTGGATCGGCACGTGCAGCGGCTCACCGATCCGGCGCAGCGGCCGGCGGGCGCCCGGCTGTGCGAGTTCGTCTCCTGGGGCGTACCCGTGTACTTTCCCGGGGTCGAGCCGGCATGA
- a CDS encoding glutathione peroxidase produces MSLYDIPLTTLSGAATSLGEYKGKAVLVVNVASKCGLTPQYEGLEKLQQKYGSRGFTVLGAPCNQFGGQEPGSAEEIETFCSTTYGVTFPMLDKLEVNGDARHPLYAELTLTPDAEGESGDIQWNFEKFLITPEGTVAARFRPRTEPESTEITTAIEAQLPTS; encoded by the coding sequence ATGAGCCTGTACGACATTCCGTTGACCACCTTGTCCGGTGCCGCCACGTCGCTGGGGGAGTACAAGGGCAAGGCGGTCCTGGTGGTGAACGTGGCGTCGAAGTGTGGGCTGACGCCGCAGTACGAAGGTCTGGAGAAGCTGCAGCAGAAGTACGGGTCCCGCGGCTTCACGGTCCTCGGCGCGCCGTGCAACCAGTTCGGCGGCCAGGAGCCAGGTTCGGCCGAGGAGATCGAGACGTTCTGCTCGACCACGTACGGCGTCACCTTCCCGATGCTGGACAAGCTGGAGGTCAACGGCGACGCCCGCCACCCGCTGTACGCCGAACTGACCCTGACCCCCGACGCCGAAGGCGAATCCGGCGACATCCAGTGGAACTTCGAAAAGTTCCTGATCACCCCCGAAGGCACCGTCGCCGCCCGCTTCCGCCCCCGCACCGAGCCGGAGTCGACCGAGATCACCACCGCGATCGAAGCCCAGCTCCCGACCAGCTGA
- a CDS encoding HRDC domain-containing protein, producing MSSADPQPSTPAMPSAADDPIANLPLLELRDGLSEVVDSDPALEDTVEAFRSGSGPVAVDAERASGYRYSHRAYLVQLRREGSGSALVDPIPFGDLSALGDAIVDTEWIIHAANQDLACLAEVGMVPRKVFDTELAGRLLGYPKVGLASLVSEVLGYRMRKEHSAADWSSRPLPAPWLVYAALDVEMLIELRNAIEQELRREGKWEWAEQEFTSILDAPPREPKPDPWRRTSGMHRVRNRRSLAVVRALWEARDQIAESADISPGRILPDAAIVEAASAMPVDRDTLQRLTAFKGRGAHRHMRTWWEAVDHARRLPESQLPKQGPRYDGPPPARAWADRDPDAAARLSAARAAVAEIAEAHRLPTENLLAPDTIRRLAWSPPEEVNLEVITAFLRDHHARPWQIGLTAEVLTAAMTSEAAPLD from the coding sequence ATGAGTTCAGCCGACCCGCAACCGTCCACGCCCGCCATGCCGTCAGCGGCGGACGACCCGATCGCGAACCTGCCCCTGCTGGAGCTCAGGGACGGGCTCTCGGAGGTCGTCGACAGCGATCCCGCGCTCGAAGACACGGTCGAGGCGTTCCGGTCCGGCAGCGGCCCGGTCGCCGTCGACGCCGAGCGCGCCTCCGGCTACCGCTACTCGCACCGGGCGTACCTGGTGCAGCTGCGCCGCGAGGGCTCGGGCTCCGCGCTGGTCGACCCGATCCCGTTCGGGGACCTGTCCGCGCTGGGTGACGCCATCGTCGACACCGAGTGGATCATCCACGCCGCCAACCAGGACCTGGCCTGTCTGGCCGAGGTCGGGATGGTGCCGCGGAAGGTGTTCGACACCGAGCTCGCCGGGCGGCTGCTCGGCTACCCGAAGGTCGGGCTCGCCTCGCTGGTCAGCGAGGTCCTCGGCTACCGGATGCGGAAGGAACACTCCGCCGCCGACTGGTCGTCGCGACCGCTGCCGGCCCCCTGGCTGGTGTACGCGGCGCTCGACGTCGAGATGCTGATCGAGCTGCGGAACGCGATCGAGCAGGAGCTGCGCCGCGAAGGCAAATGGGAGTGGGCCGAACAGGAGTTCACCTCGATCCTGGACGCGCCACCGCGAGAACCGAAACCCGATCCGTGGCGGCGTACGTCCGGGATGCACCGGGTCCGCAACCGCCGCAGCCTGGCCGTCGTCCGCGCGCTCTGGGAGGCCCGGGACCAGATCGCCGAATCCGCTGACATCTCCCCCGGCCGGATTCTCCCGGACGCCGCCATCGTCGAGGCCGCGTCCGCGATGCCGGTCGACCGGGACACTCTGCAGCGCCTGACCGCGTTCAAAGGCCGGGGCGCGCACCGCCACATGCGTACCTGGTGGGAGGCCGTCGACCACGCGCGCCGGCTGCCCGAATCGCAACTCCCCAAACAAGGCCCGAGGTACGACGGCCCGCCGCCGGCTCGCGCCTGGGCCGACCGCGACCCGGACGCCGCCGCCCGCCTGTCGGCCGCCCGCGCCGCCGTCGCCGAGATCGCCGAGGCGCACCGCCTCCCCACCGAGAACCTGCTGGCCCCGGACACCATCCGCCGCCTCGCCTGGTCACCTCCCGAAGAGGTGAACCTCGAGGTGATCACGGCCTTCCTCCGCGACCACCACGCCCGCCCTTGGCAAATCGGCCTCACCGCCGAGGTCCTCACCGCCGCCATGACCTCCGAAGCCGCACCCCTCGACTAG
- a CDS encoding MFS transporter — protein MRKLFAQPGFPLLFGGLSTSMLGDSVMLLVLSMWVKTLTGSNAMAGLTFFFMVLPALGAPLLGLWVDRLPRKAILVWGNFASAVAVLPLVLVRDAGDVWLIWVVAFLYGVSFVVLPAAVNGLLKDLLPDELLVDANSSLATIKEGYRLFGPLVGAAIFATAGGWLVAVVDAATFTIAGLLIATIKVTEAPAPERHSFRDEVMGGVRFLAGDRVLRHVLTGMAISILVIGFFESSIYALMDAFGKPPTFSGVFVTCQGVGAIAGGLTAGPAVRRFGAIVVCAAGLTALAASTVVCIVAPTMTVVLVGAAICGVGLPWTFVSFTTLMQRRSPRHLIGRVSTAVDVLVSTPQAISLALGSLLVGLLSYRQIFAIIATVILLGVLQIVLTLRTQIRADLTTGDQQAEVV, from the coding sequence ATGAGGAAGTTGTTCGCGCAGCCGGGATTCCCGCTCCTCTTCGGCGGGCTGAGTACGTCGATGCTCGGCGACTCGGTGATGCTGCTCGTGCTGAGCATGTGGGTGAAGACCCTGACCGGGTCGAACGCGATGGCCGGCCTGACGTTCTTCTTCATGGTGCTGCCGGCGCTCGGTGCGCCGCTGCTCGGTCTCTGGGTGGACCGATTGCCGCGCAAGGCGATCCTGGTCTGGGGCAACTTCGCCAGCGCGGTGGCGGTGCTCCCGCTGGTGCTTGTCCGCGATGCCGGCGATGTCTGGCTGATCTGGGTCGTCGCGTTCCTGTACGGCGTCTCGTTCGTCGTACTGCCCGCGGCGGTGAACGGACTGCTCAAGGACTTGCTGCCGGACGAGCTGCTCGTCGACGCGAACTCCAGCCTGGCCACGATCAAGGAGGGGTACCGCCTGTTCGGCCCGCTGGTCGGTGCCGCGATCTTCGCGACGGCCGGTGGTTGGCTGGTGGCGGTGGTCGACGCGGCCACGTTCACCATCGCCGGACTGCTGATCGCGACCATCAAGGTGACCGAGGCGCCGGCCCCGGAGCGGCACAGCTTCCGCGATGAGGTCATGGGTGGCGTACGGTTCCTGGCCGGCGACCGAGTACTCCGGCACGTACTCACCGGGATGGCGATCTCGATCCTCGTCATCGGCTTCTTCGAGTCGTCGATCTACGCGCTGATGGATGCCTTCGGCAAGCCGCCGACGTTCTCCGGCGTCTTCGTGACCTGTCAGGGCGTCGGCGCGATCGCCGGCGGGCTGACGGCCGGGCCCGCGGTCCGGCGCTTCGGTGCGATCGTCGTCTGTGCGGCCGGCCTGACCGCCCTGGCCGCCTCGACCGTCGTGTGTATCGTCGCGCCGACGATGACCGTCGTACTGGTCGGCGCGGCCATCTGCGGGGTCGGGTTGCCGTGGACGTTCGTGTCCTTCACGACGCTGATGCAGCGACGATCACCACGGCACCTGATCGGCCGGGTGTCGACCGCGGTCGATGTGCTCGTGTCCACCCCACAAGCCATCTCGCTGGCGCTCGGCAGTCTGCTCGTCGGTCTGCTCAGCTACCGGCAGATCTTCGCGATCATCGCGACGGTCATCCTGCTCGGCGTACTCCAGATCGTCCTGACCCTTCGTACCCAGATCCGCGCGGACCTGACGACCGGCGATCAGCAGGCGGAGGTGGTCTAG
- a CDS encoding dienelactone hydrolase family protein produces MTAQKQREIDTGTGLIPVHEWGTAGSSAPGILLLQEIFGVSGYIKQRAADLHALGYYVIAPEIYWRLDDTELDESSPELLPRAMDTVNRLDWDQAVRDSVASLEYLRARDRSTGVVGFCFGGGLGYNVAAVSSPDVLVSYYGSALPRLLELRPRTTSLHHFGNADAYLDVDAIVPALNGAEVHRYDGAGHAFDNPLPMFHHPAASALAWRRTEDFLARHLPISEG; encoded by the coding sequence GTGACTGCCCAGAAGCAACGGGAGATCGACACCGGCACGGGTCTGATACCAGTCCACGAGTGGGGAACCGCCGGCAGTAGCGCGCCGGGAATCCTGCTACTGCAGGAGATCTTCGGCGTCTCCGGCTACATCAAGCAGCGCGCGGCGGACCTGCACGCGCTCGGGTACTACGTGATCGCCCCGGAGATCTACTGGCGGCTCGACGACACCGAGCTCGACGAGTCCTCGCCCGAGCTGCTGCCGCGCGCGATGGATACCGTCAACCGGCTCGACTGGGATCAGGCCGTGCGTGATTCGGTCGCCTCGCTGGAGTACTTGCGGGCGCGCGACCGGTCCACCGGCGTGGTCGGGTTCTGCTTCGGTGGCGGGCTCGGGTACAACGTGGCCGCCGTGTCGTCGCCTGATGTACTGGTCAGCTACTACGGTTCCGCGCTGCCGCGATTGCTCGAGCTGCGACCGCGTACGACCAGCCTGCACCACTTCGGCAACGCCGACGCGTACCTGGACGTCGACGCGATCGTGCCGGCCCTGAACGGCGCCGAGGTGCACCGGTACGACGGCGCGGGGCACGCGTTCGACAACCCGTTGCCGATGTTCCATCACCCGGCGGCGTCGGCGCTGGCCTGGCGCCGTACCGAGGACTTTCTCGCCCGTCATCTCCCTATCTCCGAAGGATGA